The DNA segment CTTGTCCTATTGCCCGGTAAACTGAAATGAGTTTGCGAAAAGCTCGACCGGCAGAATGCCGTGGGAGATTTTCGTTGAAAACTCTCCAACAGTTCGCCGAAGCCCAATCACTACCGTCCAGAGCACCGCCAATCAGCCCACAAAAAAGCCTCTTCCGTAACAACTTACGAAAGAGGCTTTCTTTTCAAACAATCGGGCCAGCGGGATTTTATCCCGCAGGTTAAAACCACTCAAGGTGCTGTATATCAATGCTTTAAATGGTCGGGCTAGCGGGATTCGAACCCACGACCTCTTGTCCCCCAGACAAGCGCGCTACCAGGCTGCGCCATAGCCCGTTTTTGAAAGAGCGGCCAATGTGAACAGCCACTCCACGAAGATCAATGAAAACTTACGCGAATTTTCACTAGCAAACGAGAGAGTCGAAATCCGAGAAATCCGCCTGGAATCCGCCGGGCACGCCCTTGCAGATGACCGAGACCGCGTCGTGCGAGTGCAGCGACTCGAGATGCGAGCAAGCAACTTGGAAGTCTGCGATGCGGTCGTCGCCGGCCAGCTGCTCGTAGACGAGGCGTGCCGCGTCTTCCACGAACTTGATGTAAGCGCCGTTGAGCTCGGCAAAGGCCTGCTCGTCCTCGCGCTTGACCATCACTTGCGTCTCCGTCTTGAGAGCCACCGCCAAGTGCTGCTGCAAGTCCTCGATGTCGAGGCTGGCCCCTTCCGCGAGCTTCACGAAGACGCGAGCTTTGCTGCGTTGCGAGTGCGGGATCGAGTACGCCTCGCGCAGGTCGCGGGCGTGCTCGGCCAGTTCTGCCGAACAGGGGCAGGCAGAGGAATAAACGAAGTCGAAATGAATCAAGCGCTCGAAAGTGCCGTCTTTCGACAGGCGACCCTCGAAAGCGCACTTGTAGTACTGGTAGCCCTCCAAGCCGCTGCGCAGGCTTTGCTGAACAATCGGGTAATTGAAGCGGATGATGATGCGGGCGTCGAAGGCCACCACCTTGTCGCGAAAGAGGTCGAGCACCGTCTTAACCGAGTCGATGGTAAAAACGTCGTCCTTTAGCTCGTAGAAGGAGCGCATGATGCGCGACATGTTGATGCCCTTCAGGTTCGCCTCTAGGGATACTGAACCTGTGATGCTCGCCTCCAGGGTGAGCAGCTTGCCGCCGGCGCCGCGAACGGTCAGCGGCAGCTTGAAGTTGGACACGCCTACCTGCTGGATCGGCACCGCCGCGCCTTGCTCCGACTCGACCGCCTCCATGATGTCCGGCATCGACTCCCGATAGGCTTCGGAAGGTTTGAAGTCGGCATCGTACGACCGCTTGACCGGCGCCGCTTCCGCGGGATCGGTTTTGTGCAGGTACATTTTTGGTTTGTTCTTAATCGACATCGGAAATGTGGTTCTTTGCAGCCTGCTTCAGGACTCGCTCCCGCCGCCGCCTACAAAAAATCGAGCCGCCAGTAGAGGTTTCGTCAGAAAAAAAGCAAGAAAACAAGGTCAACGCAAAGGCGTACCGTAAGGCTGCGCAACTGAAACAGCGGTGGCCCGGCCCTCGATTGGGAACAATCCCTATGCCGCCCTAGCGCCACTGGCGCCGAAGCAGCGTCTCCCCCTCGATCCACTCGCTTTCCACCATTTCGA comes from the Pelagicoccus enzymogenes genome and includes:
- the folE2 gene encoding GTP cyclohydrolase FolE2, translated to MSIKNKPKMYLHKTDPAEAAPVKRSYDADFKPSEAYRESMPDIMEAVESEQGAAVPIQQVGVSNFKLPLTVRGAGGKLLTLEASITGSVSLEANLKGINMSRIMRSFYELKDDVFTIDSVKTVLDLFRDKVVAFDARIIIRFNYPIVQQSLRSGLEGYQYYKCAFEGRLSKDGTFERLIHFDFVYSSACPCSAELAEHARDLREAYSIPHSQRSKARVFVKLAEGASLDIEDLQQHLAVALKTETQVMVKREDEQAFAELNGAYIKFVEDAARLVYEQLAGDDRIADFQVACSHLESLHSHDAVSVICKGVPGGFQADFSDFDSLVC